Proteins from a genomic interval of Spiroplasma endosymbiont of Lonchoptera lutea:
- a CDS encoding ABC transporter permease, with amino-acid sequence MKKRKWQGFNLGKLKNYYILKNAFKSVLRNKIQMIGLVLLIVLTAVIFTLMYTTTQRINNSYENFITASNLHHFVVDLRNKNRIPGKEADETDVNVQKALVEKTAYVQWAMEKVRVANETNNNFVFAYREGRMVSRVIDNNVSLFKVIALEIQDTIDKLVITEGRNIEAEQEVVLSLEFANENKYRVGDIICLQSEQCDVNNPDNNALEIVGLGTSVDYMFPQLDLTTPIPNQAREGMAFVHPHQLGLFSPNNTQLIEKGIKWQYNKSVEKVSLTSEVDREGYFVAQWTAGSEQNISLIQKQLQDYFLSNDGNNDFVFAVNDANYPEYDFSGRVNTLKTILVAYQIMAIALLLMVLIIAGFVIALVTKKRVQNSRTQIGVLKSLGYSSFSIAQGFLVYPLISAIVGGIIGYLVGIFLQIPIISVFNWYFTLPLGKFSFNWLSLLFSIGGTFLLLGLITIVASIWYIKGSPLKLLHPEENMGATILTRWFNYLNRGKQFTTRFRWAVFSKSITKMLTVMITMVSATLLLTFSITGPKALQDMRTATYKGINYESITEYETPIWNSMLSSYGVYNPEITNNQQGINGDLYSLKLMVEEEIKPNVKRYRPMLLELIKLATLNYRLFDLNFYLNSILTKLEPTATLTPFKDITCMLAVDGWNDKTEAEQAKYAITDCIIIGTTKKSPYFVRSKLSSLELTLRKIEVSLAIDILQSRDLMNPTAEFTNGNPLTLQENNGFIDEMTVAATNDADYKNRYDVVLKIYEEIKKRLNNGQSANPSKDDEQWNRYLNKVIIKLKAIANDLELTKTFNIQFGLTPYNPDEDELATYFKPNIETISRGNITYENKKMLKLKAYGIERSSKMNLLLDKDNNNLLEAMYENHSLNAEIIPVVINQTIAKHLQINQGDILDINPNKQSLYSKIATADSKNVDLKKWHLKGLSTGFQQVTNNDIAGVQGLYFSMGDVPSPMYEKITSGDVYIKTEDNQNQKMRVIGIQEGYGDPKMFLPKYDADVMLGYIEKGKSWELSEHYEKIKDIFQEVTHFANDTTPEFKQRFPNMTYDESVQAMFPLFNAKFSLNKNITDITDSISVAQMYGDFTQLTLNGMVTKDEVSGDLVQKYIGLGQGAIAFAMPIATHQSVFDEIKGIADSILWAFMAISLLISFVTILITSNIIITENSRLIATMKVIGYSDYKINWLTLGMYLPIVFIAFVIGFPVAWVIMNQLVNYLALNSTWVMPFYFNWGLIFAVLVIILAIYAITFVVGWFILKRVNPIEALKIND; translated from the coding sequence GTGAAAAAAAGGAAATGACAAGGTTTTAATCTTGGAAAACTCAAAAACTATTACATTCTTAAAAACGCTTTTAAATCAGTTTTAAGAAATAAGATTCAAATGATAGGATTAGTTCTTTTAATAGTTTTAACGGCAGTTATTTTTACTTTAATGTATACAACAACACAAAGAATTAATAATTCTTATGAGAATTTTATTACGGCATCTAATTTACATCATTTTGTTGTTGATTTAAGAAATAAAAATCGGATTCCAGGAAAAGAAGCTGATGAAACTGATGTTAATGTTCAAAAGGCATTAGTTGAGAAAACTGCTTATGTTCAATGAGCAATGGAAAAAGTCAGAGTTGCTAATGAAACAAATAATAATTTTGTGTTTGCATATCGTGAAGGACGAATGGTTTCTCGTGTTATTGATAATAATGTAAGTTTGTTTAAAGTTATTGCTCTTGAAATTCAAGATACGATTGATAAATTAGTTATTACAGAAGGTCGCAATATTGAAGCTGAGCAGGAAGTGGTGTTATCACTTGAATTTGCTAATGAAAATAAATATCGTGTTGGTGATATTATTTGTTTACAGTCAGAACAGTGTGATGTTAATAATCCTGATAATAATGCTTTAGAAATTGTCGGGCTAGGAACTTCTGTTGATTATATGTTTCCCCAACTTGATTTAACAACGCCAATTCCTAATCAAGCGCGTGAGGGGATGGCATTTGTTCATCCGCACCAATTAGGACTTTTTAGTCCTAATAATACGCAATTAATTGAAAAAGGTATTAAATGACAATATAATAAAAGTGTTGAAAAGGTTTCGTTAACTTCTGAAGTTGATCGTGAAGGATATTTTGTTGCTCAGTGAACTGCTGGTAGTGAACAAAATATTTCCTTAATTCAAAAACAATTACAAGATTATTTTCTTAGTAATGATGGTAATAATGATTTTGTATTTGCGGTTAATGATGCCAATTATCCTGAATATGATTTTAGTGGTCGTGTTAATACGCTAAAAACAATTTTGGTTGCTTATCAAATTATGGCGATTGCTTTGCTATTAATGGTGCTTATCATTGCGGGATTTGTGATTGCATTAGTAACAAAAAAACGCGTTCAAAATTCTCGTACGCAAATTGGTGTTTTAAAAAGTTTAGGTTATTCTTCGTTTAGTATTGCCCAAGGGTTTTTAGTATATCCATTAATTTCTGCTATTGTTGGGGGAATTATTGGATATTTAGTTGGTATTTTTTTACAAATTCCTATTATAAGTGTATTTAATTGATATTTTACGCTTCCATTAGGGAAATTTAGTTTTAATTGGCTATCATTATTATTTTCAATTGGTGGAACTTTTCTTTTATTAGGTTTAATAACAATTGTGGCCTCAATTTGATATATTAAAGGTAGTCCTTTGAAATTATTGCATCCTGAAGAAAATATGGGGGCAACGATTTTAACAAGATGATTTAATTATTTAAATCGTGGCAAACAATTTACAACGCGGTTTCGTTGAGCAGTTTTTTCAAAATCAATTACGAAGATGTTAACAGTAATGATTACAATGGTTTCAGCAACATTGTTATTAACATTTTCCATTACGGGTCCAAAAGCTTTACAAGATATGCGAACCGCAACTTATAAGGGAATTAATTATGAATCAATTACTGAATATGAAACTCCGATTTGAAATTCAATGCTTTCATCATATGGTGTTTATAATCCAGAAATTACAAATAATCAACAAGGGATTAATGGTGATCTTTATTCTCTAAAATTAATGGTTGAAGAGGAAATCAAGCCGAATGTCAAACGCTATCGTCCGATGTTGTTAGAATTAATAAAGCTCGCAACTTTAAATTATCGTCTTTTTGATTTAAATTTTTACCTTAATTCAATTTTAACGAAGTTAGAGCCAACAGCTACATTAACACCGTTTAAAGATATTACTTGCATGCTGGCGGTTGATGGTTGGAATGATAAAACAGAAGCCGAGCAGGCAAAGTATGCAATTACTGATTGTATCATTATTGGTACGACAAAAAAGTCGCCTTATTTTGTTCGTAGTAAGTTATCATCATTAGAATTAACTTTAAGAAAAATTGAAGTTAGTTTAGCAATTGATATTTTACAGTCGAGAGATTTAATGAATCCTACTGCAGAGTTTACTAATGGTAATCCGTTAACTTTACAAGAAAATAATGGCTTTATTGATGAAATGACTGTTGCTGCTACTAATGATGCTGATTATAAAAACCGCTATGATGTGGTGTTAAAAATTTATGAAGAAATTAAAAAGCGACTTAATAATGGTCAAAGTGCTAATCCAAGTAAAGATGATGAACAATGAAATCGGTATTTAAATAAGGTGATAATAAAACTGAAAGCAATTGCTAATGATTTAGAACTTACTAAAACCTTTAATATTCAATTTGGATTGACGCCCTATAATCCTGATGAAGATGAGTTAGCAACTTATTTTAAACCTAATATTGAAACAATTTCTCGTGGTAATATTACTTATGAAAATAAAAAAATGTTAAAGCTTAAAGCTTATGGTATTGAACGAAGTAGTAAAATGAATCTTTTGTTAGATAAAGATAATAATAATCTTTTAGAAGCAATGTATGAAAATCATTCGCTTAATGCGGAAATTATTCCTGTAGTTATTAATCAAACTATTGCTAAACATTTGCAAATTAATCAAGGTGACATTTTAGATATTAATCCTAATAAGCAATCATTATATTCTAAAATTGCTACGGCTGATAGTAAGAATGTTGACCTGAAAAAATGGCATCTAAAAGGATTAAGTACTGGTTTTCAACAAGTGACAAATAATGATATTGCAGGAGTTCAAGGATTGTATTTTTCAATGGGTGATGTTCCTTCACCAATGTATGAGAAAATTACTAGTGGTGATGTTTATATTAAAACTGAAGATAATCAAAATCAAAAAATGCGCGTTATTGGTATCCAAGAGGGTTATGGTGATCCTAAAATGTTTTTACCTAAATATGATGCTGATGTGATGTTAGGTTATATTGAAAAAGGTAAAAGTTGAGAGCTTTCAGAACATTATGAGAAAATTAAAGATATATTTCAAGAAGTTACTCACTTTGCTAATGATACAACGCCAGAATTTAAGCAAAGATTTCCTAATATGACTTATGATGAGTCTGTGCAGGCAATGTTTCCTTTGTTTAATGCTAAATTTTCATTAAATAAAAATATTACTGATATTACTGATAGTATTAGTGTGGCGCAAATGTATGGTGATTTTACGCAGTTAACATTAAATGGTATGGTAACTAAGGATGAGGTTTCTGGTGATTTAGTTCAAAAGTATATTGGATTAGGACAAGGAGCAATTGCTTTTGCAATGCCGATTGCAACACATCAATCGGTATTTGATGAAATTAAAGGTATTGCTGATTCAATATTATGGGCTTTTATGGCGATTTCTTTATTAATATCATTTGTGACAATTTTAATTACTTCTAATATAATTATTACTGAAAATAGTCGGTTAATTGCAACAATGAAAGTTATTGGTTATAGTGATTATAAAATTAATTGATTAACATTAGGAATGTATTTACCCATTGTGTTTATTGCTTTTGTTATTGGTTTTCCTGTGGCGTGGGTAATTATGAATCAGTTAGTTAATTATTTAGCATTGAATTCAACATGAGTTATGCCGTTTTACTTTAATTGGGGACTAATCTTTGCGGTTTTAGTGATTATTTTAGCAATTTATGCGATTACATTTGTTGTTGGTTGATTTATTTTAAAACGCGTCAATCCAATTGAAGCTTTAAAAATAAATGATTAA
- a CDS encoding ABC transporter ATP-binding protein, with translation MAKKRSSKKTENDKSIISLENNKALLTTIKENLKLQKKMTKACSKRILKGEIISTLGYKPDLKKFIIELHNVEKSYVMGEIEYKVLKGIDLKISRGEFVVILGPSGSGKTTLLNIISGLDKASTGDVFVDGHNLTLLKNRHLTDFRCNYVGFVFQNYNLLDTLSAKENAEVGENLAKNKKRVMTLEEIFASIGMSAEMDKKPSQLSGGQQQRVSIARAIAKNPSILFCDEPTGALDEEMGRKVLEILLDINKKEKTTIVTVTHNPNIAQLADIVIHVRNGIIDELKVNKDPKKSKDIKWA, from the coding sequence TTTAACGACGATTAAAGAAAATTTAAAGTTACAAAAGAAGATGACTAAAGCTTGTTCCAAAAGAATTTTAAAAGGTGAAATTATTTCCACCTTAGGTTATAAACCGGATTTAAAGAAATTTATTATTGAATTGCATAATGTGGAAAAGTCTTATGTAATGGGAGAAATTGAATATAAAGTTTTAAAAGGGATTGATTTAAAAATTAGTCGTGGTGAATTTGTTGTTATCTTAGGACCTAGTGGTAGTGGGAAAACAACATTATTAAATATTATTTCTGGTTTAGATAAAGCTTCAACTGGTGATGTTTTTGTTGATGGTCATAACTTAACATTGTTAAAAAATCGTCATTTAACTGATTTTCGTTGTAATTATGTTGGATTTGTTTTTCAAAATTATAATTTATTAGATACTTTAAGTGCTAAAGAAAATGCTGAAGTTGGGGAAAACTTAGCTAAAAATAAAAAGCGGGTAATGACATTGGAAGAAATTTTTGCATCAATTGGTATGTCAGCAGAAATGGATAAAAAACCTTCGCAATTATCTGGGGGTCAACAACAAAGAGTTTCAATTGCAAGAGCAATTGCTAAAAATCCTTCAATTTTGTTTTGTGATGAACCAACAGGGGCTTTGGATGAAGAAATGGGACGAAAAGTTTTAGAAATTTTGTTAGATATTAATAAAAAAGAAAAAACAACGATTGTTACTGTTACTCATAATCCTAATATTGCTCAATTAGCAGATATTGTTATTCATGTGAGAAATGGTATTATTGATGAATTAAAAGTTAATAAAGACCCTAAAAAATCTAAAGATATAAAATGAGCTTAA
- a CDS encoding ABC transporter permease codes for MLLLFINGLRSINKKWVQFFGLIVLIFLSVTVFSGINQSNRELLRSFSVLLDKGNSHHFSFYPLNQMTLKNREATINKFSDEFIKYKKKNVNKNFASNDVAMISFLITEHFQEKFSYHLGVRSLYDKTTNYRSKDLNYTLVLADYYQHLIENNRNRKDMNKVIITEGRKPIASNEVIIFKQFAVANNLKIYDGKNINNPQFYLPGVGDVNNLAVTGLRIVGYGMTPDYVVPIGIMKSTITIPEFATQTFVYMQPFKFRQLAINKSLIQEHYYGQFNSGYEWNNIRKNEYLQLEKQFNELIGTKINYKAIASLETNDTVKPLFIQSRTNGVISTTFLFLILLIVFVIIIFLVKKDINDEKIHIGLLKAIGYRDWKISFSFLGVISFSSIVGSFLGYGASLFVQYLLSVVYVNHIQLPLSYITFDWVIFLIVALGPLLFLLMITYIFANVFLKKPPLVLLTPNISPQINGIKLFFLRLGSFAPFKVKVSFSLVIKSFSRVVVVIIAMISTTILLMFVFVTSTVVNDSINKSFLPINYHYNYFYDSSFLLQNDKKSFKYPFVKVEEINIKKTKLGLFDLLMLYGDNKLQLETIFKDYYLPAPLLDLIYSQLNGFISKIENSPVSEHEAIYNKLTMAINNLFSFKETVSVQQTQMVIENWFILRELADLSKTTKTDAEGNVRKVITTNIGFDFVPYQEANELPYLLLLGEAISNNNKALGSLMVHSVDFEHHKAFLKLEDENENNLYPLLEQELVNWNEAKDINEPIPLVINSVMATLHDLTVADYFVIEFKYNDTIQKVNFKIVGIADFYQNSYVYAPLDAMRFVFGLDNNSYNAKYSQQDSLEVQDWITLRTDGNNNLQGLKPLLNSLLDMSAVKQIALKYNNIIAIMIAIIIFFATTISVVILVMITNIVITENKKMIIVFQTLGYKIHEVSNIIMSAYIPTIIIAFLVGVAISIIILKELFIFVAKLTEFSLPVNWQWWHIIVGIAIELVVYLVSYFVGVFKLHQQSIVQKIKEFQE; via the coding sequence ATGTTGCTTCTCTTTATTAACGGATTACGATCAATTAATAAAAAATGAGTGCAGTTTTTTGGACTAATTGTATTGATATTTTTATCAGTAACTGTTTTTTCTGGTATTAATCAATCTAATCGTGAGTTGTTAAGAAGTTTTAGTGTTTTGTTAGATAAAGGTAATTCACACCATTTTTCTTTTTATCCGCTTAATCAAATGACTTTGAAAAATCGCGAAGCAACAATTAATAAATTTTCTGACGAATTTATCAAATATAAAAAAAAGAATGTTAATAAGAATTTTGCTAGCAATGATGTAGCAATGATTTCATTTTTAATTACTGAACATTTTCAGGAAAAATTTTCCTATCACTTAGGAGTGCGGAGCTTATATGATAAAACTACTAATTATCGTAGTAAAGATTTAAATTATACTTTAGTGTTAGCAGATTATTATCAGCATTTAATTGAAAATAATCGTAATCGCAAAGATATGAATAAAGTAATTATTACTGAGGGGCGAAAACCAATTGCTAGTAATGAAGTTATTATTTTTAAGCAGTTTGCTGTGGCAAATAATTTGAAAATTTATGATGGAAAAAATATTAATAATCCGCAATTTTATTTGCCAGGTGTTGGTGATGTTAATAATTTAGCAGTTACAGGATTACGAATTGTTGGTTATGGGATGACGCCTGATTATGTCGTTCCGATTGGAATTATGAAAAGTACGATAACAATCCCTGAGTTTGCTACGCAAACATTTGTTTATATGCAGCCATTTAAGTTTCGACAATTAGCTATTAATAAGTCTTTAATTCAAGAGCATTATTATGGACAGTTTAATTCGGGTTATGAGTGGAATAATATTAGGAAGAATGAATATTTGCAGTTAGAAAAGCAATTTAATGAATTAATAGGGACAAAAATTAATTATAAAGCAATTGCTAGTTTAGAAACAAATGATACTGTAAAACCATTATTTATTCAGTCACGAACTAATGGTGTGATTTCAACAACATTTTTATTTTTAATTTTATTAATTGTTTTTGTAATTATTATTTTTCTTGTTAAAAAAGATATTAATGATGAAAAAATCCATATTGGATTGTTAAAAGCAATAGGATATCGTGATTGAAAAATTAGTTTTAGTTTTTTAGGCGTAATTAGTTTTTCAAGTATTGTGGGCTCGTTTTTAGGTTATGGAGCTAGTTTATTTGTGCAATATTTGTTATCAGTAGTGTATGTTAATCATATTCAGTTACCATTATCTTATATTACTTTTGATTGAGTAATTTTCTTAATTGTTGCGTTAGGACCGTTACTTTTTTTACTAATGATTACTTATATTTTTGCGAATGTATTTTTAAAAAAACCACCGTTAGTATTATTAACTCCTAATATTTCACCACAAATAAATGGTATTAAGTTGTTTTTTTTAAGATTAGGTTCATTTGCGCCTTTTAAAGTTAAAGTTTCATTTTCATTAGTTATTAAATCATTTAGTCGGGTTGTTGTTGTTATTATTGCAATGATTTCGACAACAATTCTGTTAATGTTTGTTTTTGTAACTTCAACGGTTGTTAATGATTCAATTAATAAGTCTTTTTTGCCGATAAATTATCATTATAATTATTTTTATGATAGTAGTTTTTTACTGCAAAATGATAAAAAATCTTTTAAGTATCCTTTTGTTAAAGTAGAAGAAATTAACATTAAAAAAACAAAACTTGGTTTGTTTGACTTATTAATGTTATATGGTGATAATAAATTACAATTAGAAACAATTTTTAAGGATTATTATCTTCCTGCTCCGTTATTAGATTTAATATATAGTCAATTAAATGGGTTTATTAGTAAAATTGAAAACAGTCCTGTTAGTGAACACGAAGCAATATATAATAAATTAACAATGGCAATTAATAACTTATTTTCTTTTAAAGAAACTGTTAGCGTTCAACAAACACAAATGGTTATTGAAAACTGATTTATTTTACGGGAATTAGCGGATCTTTCAAAAACAACTAAAACTGATGCTGAGGGTAATGTTAGAAAAGTAATTACAACAAATATCGGTTTTGATTTTGTTCCTTATCAAGAAGCTAATGAGTTACCATATTTGTTGCTTCTTGGTGAAGCGATTAGTAATAATAATAAGGCATTAGGAAGTTTGATGGTTCATAGTGTTGATTTTGAACATCACAAAGCGTTTTTAAAATTAGAAGATGAGAATGAAAATAATTTATATCCATTATTAGAACAAGAATTAGTCAATTGAAATGAAGCTAAAGATATTAATGAACCAATACCATTAGTAATTAATTCAGTAATGGCAACTTTGCACGATTTAACAGTTGCTGATTATTTTGTAATTGAGTTTAAATATAATGATACTATCCAAAAAGTAAATTTTAAAATTGTTGGGATTGCTGATTTTTATCAAAATTCTTATGTATATGCACCCCTTGATGCGATGCGTTTTGTTTTTGGTTTAGATAATAATTCTTATAATGCTAAATATTCACAACAAGATAGTTTAGAAGTTCAAGATTGAATAACTTTAAGAACTGATGGTAATAATAATTTACAAGGTTTAAAACCATTGTTAAATTCATTATTGGATATGAGTGCTGTTAAGCAAATTGCTTTGAAATATAATAATATCATTGCAATTATGATTGCAATTATAATATTTTTTGCAACAACAATTTCTGTGGTTATATTAGTAATGATTACTAATATTGTTATTACTGAGAATAAGAAGATGATTATTGTTTTTCAAACTTTAGGTTATAAAATTCATGAAGTGTCAAATATTATTATGAGTGCCTATATTCCAACGATTATTATTGCATTTTTAGTTGGCGTGGCAATAAGTATTATTATTTTAAAAGAATTATTTATCTTTGTTGCGAAATTAACTGAATTTAGTTTACCGGTTAATTGACAGTGATGACATATTATAGTAGGGATTGCTATTGAGTTAGTAGTATATTTGGTATCATATTTTGTTGGTGTTTTTAAACTTCATCAACAAAGTATTGTGCAAAAAATTAAGGAATTTCAAGAATAG
- a CDS encoding CoA-disulfide reductase: MRTIIIGGGASAMTCASKLRRNDATMEIIVYQASSYVSLGACGIPYYIAEEFDNVNDLLARTPDWFEKQNIQIFLNSQLTAVDFDKKVVMIGNQVTSEIITKQYDNLVIATGAMPIVPKFENDHLGNIFTAVSKEDAYNIRKQVKDKQKIAIIGGGFIGLELVEAFSHLQKEVVLVEALERVGAKAFDVEITTIIQEYLLAKTVQVHCSKELLGFQGENDVQAIVLANNEIIAADLVVLALGFRPHTQLFKDTGLEMLDNGAIVIDHQGKTNIANVYSVGDCATITNLVTKKQSYLPLATTAVKLARVIANVIANVIANVDDRLEGTLGSAILQIVDLQVARTGLSEWEAKAMNFNYQTIIIDDYDLPNYMSKQMPLKLKLLYEVDSLKLLGAQIVGYNKAVLRINALAVAICKQMTLPEIAKLDLVYAPPFGRTSDIIHIGASKIKK; this comes from the coding sequence ATGCGAACAATTATTATTGGTGGTGGGGCATCGGCAATGACTTGTGCTAGTAAACTACGAAGAAATGATGCAACGATGGAAATTATTGTTTATCAAGCAAGTAGTTATGTTTCATTAGGCGCTTGTGGGATTCCATATTATATTGCTGAAGAATTTGATAATGTTAATGATTTATTAGCAAGAACGCCCGATTGATTTGAAAAACAAAATATTCAAATTTTTTTAAACTCGCAATTAACTGCGGTTGATTTTGATAAAAAAGTAGTTATGATTGGTAATCAAGTAACTTCTGAGATAATTACTAAACAATATGATAATTTAGTTATTGCTACGGGGGCGATGCCAATTGTTCCTAAATTTGAAAATGACCATTTAGGAAATATTTTTACAGCCGTTAGTAAAGAAGATGCTTACAATATTAGAAAACAAGTTAAAGATAAACAAAAAATTGCTATTATTGGTGGTGGTTTTATTGGTTTGGAACTGGTTGAGGCATTTAGTCATTTGCAGAAAGAAGTTGTTCTTGTTGAAGCGTTAGAACGAGTTGGTGCTAAAGCTTTTGATGTTGAGATTACCACTATAATACAAGAATATTTATTGGCAAAAACTGTGCAAGTGCATTGTTCCAAAGAATTATTAGGTTTTCAAGGCGAAAATGATGTTCAAGCAATTGTATTAGCAAATAATGAAATTATTGCTGCTGATTTAGTAGTTTTAGCACTGGGATTTCGTCCGCATACGCAATTATTTAAGGATACGGGTTTAGAAATGCTAGATAATGGGGCAATTGTTATTGATCATCAAGGAAAGACTAATATTGCTAATGTTTATAGTGTTGGTGATTGTGCAACAATTACTAATTTAGTAACTAAAAAACAATCATATCTTCCTTTAGCAACAACAGCAGTTAAATTAGCTCGCGTTATTGCTAATGTTATTGCTAATGTTATTGCTAATGTTGATGATCGCTTAGAAGGAACTTTGGGAAGTGCGATTTTACAAATTGTTGATTTGCAAGTTGCTCGGACTGGATTAAGTGAATGAGAAGCAAAAGCAATGAATTTTAACTATCAAACAATTATCATTGATGATTATGATTTACCAAATTATATGTCAAAGCAAATGCCTTTAAAATTAAAATTGCTTTATGAAGTTGATTCCTTAAAATTATTAGGAGCACAAATTGTTGGTTATAATAAAGCAGTTTTAAGAATTAATGCTTTAGCGGTTGCGATTTGTAAGCAAATGACATTACCAGAAATTGCCAAGTTAGATTTGGTCTATGCACCACCTTTTGGACGCACTAGTGATATAATTCATATTGGTGCTAGTAAAATTAAGAAATAA
- the lysS gene encoding lysine--tRNA ligase, which produces MSRKFSEQEVVRRDKLEQLVKANHNPFVISKVERTHTTAEFKEQYDVYSKEQLQGKPDVITIAGRIRALRTAGKAIFANVQDQDGQIQVYLRLDEVSKEEFLAFEQLDLGDIISVTGGAMKTQVGELTLRLVAFQLLSKALKPLPNKHDGLKDTEERYRRRYVDLIVNEEVKAVFIKRTQILNLIRQYLQTRDYLEVETPVLQPILGGATAKPFKTHHNTLNMPFYLRVAPELYLKKLLVGGFEKVFEMGRLFRNEGMSAKHNPEFTAIEIYVAYQDMNFMMQLTEDLISYLVKAILPSSEITYDHQKINFRQWNKMSMVEALKNVSGVEFNREMTLVQARKLAKEHNIILEKHQHTIGHIINAFFEQLVEKTLIQPSFIYGYPLEVSPLAKKSCSDERFTDRFELFIGGREYANGYSELNDPIDQYNRFEQQLALRDLGDEEANEMDLDFVEALEYGMPPAGGLGIGIDRLVMLLTEQSSIKDVLLFPHMRIKE; this is translated from the coding sequence ATGTCAAGAAAATTTTCAGAACAGGAAGTTGTGCGACGCGATAAGTTAGAGCAATTAGTAAAAGCAAACCATAATCCGTTTGTTATTTCTAAGGTAGAACGCACGCATACTACTGCTGAATTTAAAGAACAATATGATGTATATAGTAAAGAGCAATTGCAAGGAAAACCGGATGTGATTACGATTGCGGGAAGAATTAGGGCTTTAAGAACGGCTGGCAAAGCAATTTTTGCTAATGTTCAAGACCAAGATGGTCAAATTCAAGTTTATCTTCGTCTTGATGAAGTTTCTAAGGAAGAATTTCTTGCTTTTGAACAATTAGATTTAGGCGATATTATTAGTGTTACTGGTGGGGCAATGAAAACACAAGTTGGGGAATTGACTTTAAGACTGGTAGCGTTTCAATTGCTTAGTAAGGCATTAAAACCGTTGCCTAATAAACATGATGGTTTAAAGGATACCGAAGAACGATATCGTCGGCGATATGTTGATTTGATTGTTAATGAAGAAGTTAAAGCAGTATTTATTAAAAGAACGCAAATATTAAATTTAATTCGGCAATATTTACAAACAAGAGACTATTTAGAGGTGGAAACGCCAGTTTTACAACCAATATTAGGTGGGGCAACAGCGAAACCTTTTAAAACGCATCATAATACTTTGAATATGCCATTTTACTTGCGAGTTGCTCCTGAATTGTATTTAAAAAAACTTCTTGTCGGTGGTTTTGAGAAAGTATTTGAAATGGGACGATTGTTTCGTAATGAAGGTATGTCAGCGAAACATAACCCTGAGTTTACTGCGATTGAAATTTATGTTGCTTATCAGGATATGAATTTTATGATGCAGTTAACCGAAGATTTAATTAGTTATTTAGTTAAGGCAATTTTGCCTAGTAGTGAAATAACTTACGATCATCAAAAAATTAATTTTCGGCAATGAAATAAAATGAGTATGGTGGAAGCACTTAAAAATGTTAGTGGAGTAGAATTTAATCGCGAAATGACATTAGTGCAAGCACGAAAGTTAGCTAAAGAGCATAACATAATTTTAGAAAAGCATCAGCATACGATTGGTCATATCATTAATGCATTTTTTGAACAATTAGTTGAAAAAACCTTAATTCAACCGTCATTTATTTATGGATATCCACTGGAAGTGTCGCCATTAGCGAAAAAGAGTTGTTCTGATGAACGGTTTACTGATCGTTTTGAACTATTTATTGGCGGTAGAGAGTATGCTAATGGTTATTCTGAATTAAATGATCCCATTGACCAATATAATCGTTTTGAACAGCAGTTAGCATTAAGAGATTTAGGTGATGAGGAAGCTAATGAAATGGATTTAGACTTTGTTGAAGCCTTAGAATATGGGATGCCACCAGCTGGTGGTTTAGGGATTGGTATTGACCGCTTAGTAATGTTATTAACGGAACAATCATCAATTAAAGATGTGTTATTATTTCCTCATATGCGAATTAAAGAATAA